CGTGGATGACTGCACGAGCGAGCGTCCGGCGAAGTCGGTGCGGAAAGCACCCGGCTCCACCACCGTGACCGAGATCCCCAGTGGCGCAAGCTCACCATGCAGTGCGCCGCTCATCCCCTCGACGGCGGCCTTGGCCGCGGCGTAGTAGCCCGAACCCACCGGGGTGAGCTGCACGCCGATCGAAGAGATGTTGACGATCGCACCGGAGTGCCGCTTACGCATGTCGGGCAGCACCGCCTTGATCATCGACACCGAACCGAAGAAGTGAGTCTCGAACAGGGCCCGAACCTCGGCGTCGTCGCCCTCCTCGACGGCAGCGCGGTAGCCGTAACCGGCGTTGTTGACCAGCACGTCGATCCCATCGAACCGTTCCCGGGCCTTTTGCACGGCGTCAGTGACCTGCTCCGGTTTGGTGACGTCGAGGGTGATGGCAAGCACCCGGTCCGGGTTGGCTTCGGCCA
The nucleotide sequence above comes from Mycobacterium vicinigordonae. Encoded proteins:
- a CDS encoding oxidoreductase, whose translation is MSTWLITGCSTGLGRALSEAVVEAGHNAVVTARDVTKVADLAEANPDRVLAITLDVTKPEQVTDAVQKARERFDGIDVLVNNAGYGYRAAVEEGDDAEVRALFETHFFGSVSMIKAVLPDMRKRHSGAIVNISSIGVQLTPVGSGYYAAAKAAVEGMSGALHGELAPLGISVTVVEPGAFRTDFAGRSLVQSSTIIDDYADTAGRRRKENETMHGSQPGDPAKAGAAIVAAIESGEPPAFLLLGDDALFSYRFIAERRAKEVSVWETQTSSTNLDV